GCTTAGCGCGAGAAAACACATTGTTATGCAGAAACATATTCTTTCATTCAAGTCGTCGTCCTTTTTGTTACCAGGAGCACGAGCTGTGAGTTAAGCAATAGGGAATATATATGTTGGGGTTTTAACTTGTCCTTAACTGGAAGCAGCTGAGTCCTTGTCATTTTAATAACCAGATTCCTAAGAGGATTTAATTAAATACCTAGCATGCGGTCTTCATAGACTTTTTAACGTCATCTCCCCTATCAGCATCACTAGACCTATAAAACACGTTCATATAAAGTTATAAAATCGCTATGACTTAGGTAGTGTATACTACTTCTTTACATTCTAATAAGCCTATAATTTACTTGTAAATATCGAGTTTCTGAAGAGAACACTGAGATGTGAGGCTTTGgtctgttttaatgttaaattaatgttaGGTTTCTATTTGAGAAAACCACATGACCTCATGCAAACCAACCACTAGGTGGATCTGAAAAGAGCATTTCTCTTTCCTATCCTCTTGACTCCTCTCCTTTACTTTTCGCGGTTTTAAAGTCGCTCCTGTGCCAAATTGAAACGTTTTTACTGGTATGGATCGGCAGGTGGCGCCATTTATTAATGATCTCATAGTTTACGTCATCAATCCAATTTACATGATGCGTTCAAATTCCAATACTCACCGAAGGTTCTGACCTCTTCTGAGAGCTGCAGTGGACAAATGTTTAAAAGCCATTTTCACAGTTCCAGCTATCTTTGCACTCAAACTACCACGGGGCAAATTTCCTTTGGTTAGGTCCTGTATTTCTACAAGATTATCATCTTTAGGCTCCATCTCATCCTTTTTGTACGTTATAATGTACATTATAATGTACATTAGCcataaactgaacatttttatatcaaacacagcacagaagTAATTaaataagtgtgttttttttccctatttTGGTTGAAAATGGACCTACCACTGTACTGAACACCATACGTCAAAATACTACCCCCCATCACACCTAAAATTTAGTAAAAcaattatgtcatttttacataatCTTACTTAAgcattattcatgttttattgatgatgatgatttacaATAGTTGATGTATCTACTATAGAACAAGTAAAacgaacagaaaaaacactatCCCTGTATGACTTGATAATTTATGCATGGTAAGACTAGATGTATGTATTCCACATTGGCCATGGCATCATGACAAGCGTAAAAACATAGATACACCCATCTGATTTTCACACAGGTGTCATGGGAAAATAAGACAATCATAACACAGGAGTGAAAGCTGTGTGTTATTTTGAAACACTGCATTTTAACCTTTAGAATGAGCACAATAAAAAGCCAGTTTTTCTTAACTTCACTCccaaagagaaacaaactgtCATGTAACCACCAAAAACAGAGTTTCATATGAATAATCATAAAGTATCTGAGCTTAGTCATCTGTAAATATGGAGTAAAACCAGAAGTGTTACATCAGGCCAACGTTTTCAGTGTCATCTTTGACTCCTTTGTACATTATTTCGCatacaaatgcaacaaaatagttaaaaaaaaaggaatatgtTTATTAGTGTCTTAGCACAGTgaatacagaaacataaaaacaatctCTCAAATaacatgtttattataaaaacatatgtaaagCTTCGATTTGGGATTATTTCAATGAACTGATTATgcttattttgaaaagaaatagGACTTGCTGATGGGAAAGAATCTCAGCCTAACTTCCAGATGTTAGAACAACTTTGCACCAAAGTTTCCACCTCAGACAGATATCTTAAAGGAAGCGAAACGAGCATATGTGTTGTACATCTATAGTATATGCATAAAGACAGATTGTGAGGATCTAATATATCTATACTAAAAGGTTTCCACATTCTGGCCAATACTGGTCATAAACATTGACCCGAGACATGCCTGGAACTCTGGTCCGTTATTTATTGCAGTGACTTAATGTCAGAAAAAGCGATGAGGCAGAGAAGGTCAACAGCAACTTTTTTTGTCCTTCCCCTGTTGTACAAAACCAATGTTTGTATTAAGGCTATAAAGCTTGACAGCAAAGAAAAGGCTCAACTATTGATCTGTATGTGTCGCTTTTAACGTTTATGGTTGCACCTGGTAGATCAAGGAGGTTTGTGGGGTTGCCGTGCTTCAGTCTTTCAAAAATTTTCCTAGAAAAACAAACCCACTGTAATCAAAACAGTATGAGGCCTTCCCGGCTGCACTTCAAAATGGCGTATGTTTTTGGCaccaataagaaaaaaaaaaaaaaaaaaaaaattccccaaCCTTGTTAAtctccccttcttcttcttcccaccTATGATCTGTACTACACGGGTACTTGGTCATAAGCACTTTGGTCGGCTTTAATCAATAACAGCATGAAGACTGACTTCATCACGAATGTACATAAAATGTAAGGAAATAAGGAATCGTGAATGTGTAGTGGCTTTCTGAAGTATGGTCTTTCTTTGCCATACAGTTTGATTTActgcgtttaaaaaaaaaaattaattaatttacacctgacatttttattaagtaGAATTTCAAatgattacatttattattagagGCTGTGAAAAAGGCAAATCTCTGGCAACATTTTTCAGGATAACTCCAGGGAACTGCCGCTACAAAATGTCCCAGTTTACAGATGCTCTTGCATTTAGACAATATGAATTTCTGACCAATTATCAAAGTAAAAGCTTTGGTGCGGTGACAATTAATAAGTTTAAAAGTGCAAAATTAGCCACAATGTTATCATGATGCTGTTCAATATTGCTACCTATAAcaagaagttttattttgattctTCACGACATCTAACTGCAGTTTAATTTGTGTGAAAATCCTACCTAAAATAAATATGGAAAAGCACATACCACAGTTTCTTTGAATTTCTTTGAAAGATGTAATTCTAAAATTAGTCTAATGAACCAATGGCTAAAATGTGCAGCCGTTCGTTACTAAATATTATGTAGCACTCTGCtgtgtaaacttttttttcaggGTGAGAAATAGAGAGGGCTTACAACTGAAATACACTGAACAGCTATTCCCAACAGGTAACTATCAAGCATTATTCATGCAGAATTATCCTCTTGGATATGCTGTCAGCTGTGCAACTAAGGCTGAGCATTGAAAATTTGGAGGGGGCTGCAGTTTGAAGGTAACATCAGCAGAATGTAAAGGTGGTGCTGTTAAGGCACTTGGATTTAAAAGGAATGTTCTCACTAAATGACtctgacttgtgtgtgtgcatgtgtgtgagagagaaaagaagacagaatTATTCTCAGTAGCTTCAATTTACGCAgcaaacaaagagaaagcagTATGTGGGCTCCCATGGTCCACTCCCATAAGACTGCAGTATGACTGGCTGATGCTCCCAGTCTGTATAATCTGATTGATTATTGTTTTGGTGCGAAGTGTGATTGGCTGGAAAAGTGGCTCACATTTTGTTGAAACACTCCTTGGCGTTGGACCACACCTGGATTCCCTGAAAGagtaacaggaaatgacagatgaggagaggaaCTGATGAATAATCGACATCAAAATATTTggtacacaaaaacaaacaaactgtggaggagaaaaaacactttctatACCTTCTTACACATGCTGATCTGCATAATGGCGTAGCTGATAAGGGCTTCACGCAAATCCTTGTCTTTCTGCTCTTTAAAACGTTCAATGTCTTCCCAGGCTGTTCGCACAAACTCTCTGAAgacacaatcacaaacaaagaaacGTGTCATCATCAGAGAAGGAGGTATGGAAGGAAGACAATGATTTGATTCATCCCCCTTAATGCATGTTACAAATGAAGGGGCTAACTATCTGACCATCGAACAGATCATATATGtacaaacagaagagagaaggaggaacaGACATCTGTGACAGACAGTGAGGGAAATTTATTAGATGAGAATTACTGAATTAGTTTTGAACTTACTGGCACTCTGTGTTCTTCTCCTTGACAGCCTCTTCTCCCTCCTGTATACTCTGCTCCAGGGCTGCCAAcctgctctccctctgctcctggcTCTCCTGACCGAATAGTTTACTGGTCATCCCCTTCAGAGAAAATACTCGCACtgtctacacacacatagacagaggCACAAATTAAAATCCAGCACAGTAAACATACACAGTATTCCATTATTGCTGGTGTTTTCATCAAACTGgatcacaaaaatgtttttaaacatgtcaaatTCTTTTGATATAAAGTAATCATGCCCTATTGCATGCACAATTTATACACTTGATTTGACACggacattgtgtgtgtatgccacCCGGGTAGTTGGCCAGGAAGTGTAGAGGAAGGTGAGAGATAAAAAGGCAGTGTGCGTTACCCCAGTGGCCAGctcttctttctgttgtttcttaTGGGCGAGGTCCTGAGCTGCCATCTCCAACTCATACTGGATCAACTCATGTTTCCTACATACAGACCTtaatacacacaacaacaatcaacattaaaaaacaaacaaaaacaaaccatcaaaCTTAAAATTGCTTCTTCTGCCACTAATAATGTGAGACATAGCTGATCTCGAGCCGATCAAGGAAACATACaggcataaaataaaagtggGGAAAGCTTTCCGTCCTTGACCAAGGGGAAACATATCCTTTATTTGTTGATCAAattatggaagaaaaaagaatttaCTTCCCCCTGAGCCTGATGTAAATTGAACCTGACCTTAAAAGCCACAGGGAGCTACATAAGAAACAATCAACTACACTCCTTACACTCTTATGTATAACACCTTAATGCTATTCCCACTTAAACAAATATGTTAAGAATTCTTCAAACCAAATAGCAACAAAGTGTGTTGACCTCAAAAGCCAATATGACCATAAAGAATCAACTCGTTCTGATTGTCTGTAAATCCCAATAGGAGTGTTTACTAAAATCACTTACATTGCATGACAGTTACTTGTTTGGCCTGacacacctacagtatgtgtctctctctccacactcaCTTACCTGACAGCATCAGTGTAGAAGAGGTATTCTTTCAGTTGGTCTGCATAGTGCTCTTCTTCCTCTAGAATGTCATCTATTGATGCAGCATACCTGTGCGCATACATACAAAGCCACATTCACAAGTGAACAagtgccataaaaaaaacagtatgcgtgagtgtgtgtgaatatgtctTTTACTACTTAAATAAACACATCTAAGTGTTAGTTGTGAGTGTGAGAGGGTACACTAGTTGGAATGTATCTATTGTCTATTACTTACGTGTCCATGTGGTGGCCAGCGCTCTGTAGTCCGTCTCCCATCTCTTTCTCTATAGCACTCCACTCACTGAAGACGCAACAAATCAGGGGTACTTTACTTGAATTCTTTCTATTCAGTGTATTCAGCCTAAGAGGTTTTATTAAAAGTAAGCGAAAAGCAAAAGGTAGCTGGATACAGAATGTGCACAAAATGTCTTTTGATTTTTAACTTGTGGCTTGTTAATGCTTGGTTTTGATTTATATGTAGCACCCTCTTTTGGggcaaaacttttattttctttatgtaGAAAGAATGCAGTAACAACAGAACAAGTGTTTCTCACCTAAAGACTCTGCCGTAGTTACCGTGGACCTTGTAAACTCCATACATCCTGTCTGCTACTCtctagaaaaaaagacaatcaaaACAAGCCTTATAATCACTGTTTCCTACTTCAAATGATCCCCCTATTTAAAATGCTTTAgttgatatatttattattgaCATTGACTTAAATGAGTTTCTTTTAATGTCAAAGGCTTGCAAGTGTTGACTTCAACTCACACAGCAGCctgatgcagctttaaactcATTTGCAGACAGCTCATGCTATATAAGccaatatgcaaaaaaaatgtaaaccaaTGTCCAAACCTAACCTAACAGTTAAATATaggtgtgtgcgtttgtgcatGCCAAAACTCACCGCCCGCACCCTGAGTAACTGAGAGATCACAGTGTTCAGTTCATCACTGTAGTGTTTCAATGCTGTGAATCGCCTGGAGAACACAACAAACGGATCGTCACTCAAACAGTGTTGAACTGAATCAAAGCATTTCACCTATGTCTATTTTACACCTACTTGTCAGGGTTCTTGACTCTGAACATGGCACTCAGAGACTTTAGCCTGGAGTCAGCCTGGtagagaacagacagaaatTCACATTCAAGTTAAGTTGAgctcatttattattttagttattttataaACAGCACACAGGTAAATCTATGATGAGGTGCTTTTGATATGATCCATGATGATATGACTTGCCTATCATAAAACAGATATGCAagtaaaacactaaaactgttGGTCTAGTTGACAACAAAATTCTCAGTCAAGCAATTCAGCAAGATGAACATAATGGCTGTTTGAAAACAATTAGATACAATTACCTTGTCTTGAAAACCCGTCTCCAAAACCatatccctccatcccttctccTGAAGACAGATGATTGATAGATCAGTGTTTCTAGATTCTATTTGTGGTAGTagctgacaaataaataactgaacaatACAAACAGCTCCATTGCTTCATGTTGAGTCAAACAAATAACAGCTCTCAGCTCAGTGAAGTTTGATTACATATTGTAATTGGCCAGTAAACCGAATCCCAGCACATGTACGCAGCATGCTCTGTGCACCCCCGaataaaagacacacagagagggctggtAATGAGAGAAACAGGGAGGGTAAAAACACCGGCCCACTGATGCGGCAGCATCTCTGCCCGTGCTTGCAATGGTCACACCAACAATGACAGAAGGTGttgtgagcgagagagagacagcagtgCAAGGATGGGCTAAGTGAATCAATGTACTGTGTGCAGCTctacaattaaataaattttaccgagtaaaaaaaataaataaatagaaaaaaaatcaatatgtggcGTGGCGGTCAATGTTGATAATGTGGCAGgccaccacaaataaatcaatgtatgggaaacactgcagaggATTGTCAGCTAATCTGTCCAAAAAACAGCTGACAACTgcacaaagcaaaaaaaggcTGTAAAGTATGTTGCTAAAGACTACAGGGAGAAGATGAGATACAAATCCATAGGGCCAGTTTCATGATGTACCAAATGGCAAGATTCTGTACAAAAGgatttttcagcttttcaaaatgTATCCATTTTCAGCTTCTGACAGACAGAtgaatacagacagaaaaacagcaaatggtCATTATGCGGTAGTAGGTATAAAACCTGGTATGGGTGCATGCAATAGCTCTGTGATAAAAAGTAAAGACTTTCTGAATTTTATTCAATGTGATCACTGTGTGGGTGGGGCAAGGGATGTCATTGCAAAAGACCTTcagcataaaaatattcaacCTCCATATTCTCATTGCACTGTGATATGACTTCTGATTGGGAATGctgcttcatattttttttttttctttgtctgtatTCTGTAGCAACATCTTAACACTGACGTAGTTAGACTGTAAATGTGCTGATTGTACATATGTATGACAACAGACTTCTGTGAGATATTATGTGGTATTATGTGCTTGGATGCTAACCTCTGTGAGAAAGCGGTAGTATATTTCGTCAGTCGAAAGTACAGAATGTGATGCAACCCGCAACAGGAAGTTTTCCAGGCCGACTCTCCGTCGCTCAACAAAGTCTGGGTCAAGGTTGTCTGCTGACAGCTTGTGCCACACAAACTCTGCCTACAAGAGACACAATTCAGGAGGAGAGAGCAAAGAACATATCACCTTAAAAATCGAGCACGGGGCGAGTAATATCTCCAACTAGGAAGAAGCTAAGgttaatttgttattttacaaacttTCAAGTCCTGTAATCAATCACAGGGATTAATTATTGCCAAAAATTCATTAGACAGactccattttatttattagttacATTTCTCCATCCACTTATGTGTCACTCACCCTTTTCTCTGGTAGTGGTGGGATGATGATGTAGGGGTAAGTGACCAGCAGGTAAGTTCTGAGCAATTCAAACTCACTATAGCGTCTCCACAAAGTGTCAGGTGCAGCTGGTGTACCTCCCTCCGGGACAGTTTCCGCtggcctgcagagagaggaatgaAGAGTATTTTTAGGTGTTTGAGCTACAGTTCTTGCTCACAGCAATTTGAGACACAGAGACTGCAACACATAACATCTAACTTTGAAATTTCCAGTGACTTTTTCTGAGTTGGGCAGGAAATTCATTTCATAGGCATTGTACAAAGGATTCTGGTTGACCTTGTTTCATTAAATCAGGTTTAATTGAATATGGTGTGTATGGCATGTGGCAAGCACTTTGgccaccaaaaaaacaaaaattggtCTATGCAACATTAAGGAACATAAATATGAAAGCTGCACTTATTTATGCACTTAACTATTTTATATTTGCTTATGGTTTAAAATATTGTCAAGCCATGAGGctcatttttttggttttactcTTGTTTTGCACCTATTCAAGGTAATATTTGTCTTAATTACTTTTACAATTGTGCAAGATAAAGCAAGTATACCTGTGCTTCTATTATTGATGAAGTGTATGTGTAAAAGGTCCCACTCCACTCTTCTTGTTACCCTGTTGCACCACTATTCAAAGCTGTTTGCATACCCTGTAACACTAATGTAAGAATGCTGTGTCACCTACCGTGTTTCTATGAGGTAGACAGTGTAGGTTTCCTGCATGTTAACCGTGTTCTTCCCTGTTCTCTTTTCTGCCTCTGCCACGTTTATCTCCATTTTTCTCAACAGAGATGTCCCTTTTTCTACCATCTGCACAGAAAAGACCATAAAATTATAAGTAAGGATGAGGAAATGAGTCAACAAATAAAACGGAAAGTAAAACATAAAGGTATGCAACAACTATACGAGGGaacatcagaaaaaataaaaagtcaggtGAATAGATGGGTGTGTGCAGGGATTTTAATTCTATACAGacaaacaagcatgaaaacGTATGATCACAGAGGGGCAGagtgttgttttgcttctaaAGATAATATAACACTGTGCTTCTATACGCAGGGTTGTGAAAGGCGTGTGCAGGTCACAAGATTAGAGTCAACGTTACCACCAACACAGAACTGAAAATCAACGGTTTTCTCCTCGGAAAACGTTTCCTCTATCTAGAAACCACGGGTATTAAGAGTAAACTCGGGGGACACAAACAGGAAAGAGGCTACTTTTAAGTAAACAAAACTTTAGCGTTCAGACTtgctagctaacaagctaatgtcAGGAGTAAAGTTTACAAAGTAGCTTCGAACCACAGTTAGCAAAATCACCTTTAGCTCACTTAGTAACTTTAATGTTACCTTGCAGAATTAGTGATTAAACCTAGTTTAGACGCTAGTTAACGGTTCAGAAAATCCTACAGCTTTCTGAAAATGTAAGTGGAAAAGTCTCCGTGGTTCGATATGTCACAAACTCCACCTAGCTAACATTACTTTAGGCCCGTTTGGAAAAGTTTTCACCagtaaaaacagactttttaaactttaaaaatgtatgctATAGAGAATAACAAAAACTACGACCGTGTTTATAATGTTGTTCTCTGATTCAGATGAAGTGAGGTCGGTGTTACCGATCACAGCTACTTCTTCGCTGCTTCCAGAGTCTGCCATCATCTTTACTGCTGAGGTGCTGCTGTTGTCAGCTGAGCTGGCAGACCGGTTCCTCTCGTCTGCGCATGCGCATTTCAGGCTGAGGTCAGGGATCAGTGCCCACTGTAATTTTTGATACATAGATCATAAATAACTGAacgaataaaataaaataaaagtttattgaCAAAgtgaatacaataaaatatcGGAATTATCTCTGACAGTAGtgtaattattaaaaacatataaaataaataataataataaaataaaacagcatcaCATCATGTAAACTACAACAATGCCGTTAGAGGTGACAAAATTGAAGTAATGATATCTTCAATTTGTAATGAAATTACAatgaaatgcagttttaaaGTAATCTCTTTTAAGATCAACAAAATTGTAATTCCCttatgttaatgtgtgtgtattacaaaacacaaatgatttGGCCACATGATGATGGTGCAACCTGGTTCACATTTGAAGCAAttaactgaatgttttttgaAAGTTTCAATGCAGTTGTGCTGTCTCATTGGTGAGACGATTACCCTCCTTTGGAATCCTGTGCATCTCAGTTATTGTGTCTTGTGCCCAGTATTGTGTCTTTTGTCCaatgtgtcttctgttgttttttttttaatgtgacttGCACCCTGATCTGTGATCAGAGTACGGTATTTTGCTTCCATGTATACTGAAATGCAGATTATGGTAGTGTGTCAAATAGtgacaaataaatctgattctgattctgattctgattctgattctgattctgatccaCTGAACCCCTTCCTGTGGCAAAGATGACATTTTATCCATTTTGCAGAACTCCATAGAATGGTAACAAAATGACAGCATGATGTGTGATACAAGGTTATCCAGCCTAAATAATGATCCTGATCGATGTTCAAACATGCTGTGAGCTATCCTTTAAAATTAAGATTATGAAGGTTTTTGACATATTAAAAAAGTGTTGGACATTAAACTATAAATCTAAGGAATAGCAACTTCTTAATTGCTTTCATggtgctggaaaacaaaaatctgaaaaaggTGCTATAACTGATGAATTTCCTAAATACAGTGATATCATTTGGTCCCTCTCTCATTGGTTGTAGATGGTTGTGGGCCCAGATGTGAATAAGAGGGATGCGGTATGCCTCAGGCTAGtaaacagcacagaaacacgGCCTTTTAGTTCCTGTGGTCACGCTTTTGTGCAGCGTTTAATGTTTAAAGAGAAGGGTGGAGCAGCATTTAGTAAGGAAGCATTTTATATAGATGCCACTGGGCATGGAGTGGGGTGTTGGAGTGTTGTGGgatgaatgaaaaagagaaagaggtgaagagagacaaagacatgcATGCAAGGGGAGAAAAGGTATGTAGGTGAGATTAATTAATCTCATGATTAATTATAAAGTAACTAATTACACAGATGAACGagggatggacggatggatggagtGATGGTGAGATGCGGTTTCAGGCTGCAGCGTGTCAGGAAACCCAAAGCCTGCACTGTGACCAGCCGTAGTCACAGCAACAGCATAGTTGCCATTCTTTCCTGCCACTAACCTCAAACCAGCCACCACCACTTCCTGTCCGCACACAGgagcacgcagacacacacaaatgcaaacacacctCCAGCACTCCTTGGCTGCCTGTAATCAGCCATTTGACAACTTTTTAGAGCCCTCTGACCAACGTTCTTGAACCCT
This genomic interval from Seriola aureovittata isolate HTS-2021-v1 ecotype China chromosome 11, ASM2101889v1, whole genome shotgun sequence contains the following:
- the snx4 gene encoding sorting nexin-4 gives rise to the protein MMADSGSSEEVAVIGNTDLTSSESENNIINTMVEKGTSLLRKMEINVAEAEKRTGKNTVNMQETYTVYLIETRPAETVPEGGTPAAPDTLWRRYSEFELLRTYLLVTYPYIIIPPLPEKRAEFVWHKLSADNLDPDFVERRRVGLENFLLRVASHSVLSTDEIYYRFLTEEKGWRDMVLETGFQDKADSRLKSLSAMFRVKNPDKRFTALKHYSDELNTVISQLLRVRARVADRMYGVYKVHGNYGRVFSEWSAIEKEMGDGLQSAGHHMDTYAASIDDILEEEEHYADQLKEYLFYTDAVRSVCRKHELIQYELEMAAQDLAHKKQQKEELATGTVRVFSLKGMTSKLFGQESQEQRESRLAALEQSIQEGEEAVKEKNTECQEFVRTAWEDIERFKEQKDKDLREALISYAIMQISMCKKGIQVWSNAKECFNKM